A section of the Bacillus sp. HSf4 genome encodes:
- a CDS encoding GIY-YIG nuclease family protein has product METNDHYFYVLSCADGSLYAGYTNNLEKRLKTHNDGKGAKYTRARLPVTLHYAERFPTKREAMQAEYYFKKLSRKNKEHYIEEKQKRREAVDHQSTKELCSTIRDGHSIPRADANR; this is encoded by the coding sequence ATGGAGACAAATGATCATTACTTTTATGTGCTGTCATGTGCCGACGGCAGCTTATATGCGGGCTATACGAACAATCTCGAAAAACGACTGAAAACCCACAATGACGGAAAGGGCGCCAAATATACAAGAGCGAGGCTGCCGGTCACGCTCCATTATGCGGAGCGCTTTCCAACAAAACGGGAGGCGATGCAAGCTGAGTATTATTTCAAAAAATTATCGAGAAAAAACAAAGAACATTATATAGAAGAAAAGCAAAAACGAAGGGAGGCTGTTGATCATCAATCGACAAAAGAGCTTTGCTCAACAATCAGAGATGGGCATTCTATACCTCGTGCCGACGCCAATCGGTAA